CAGGCAGACAGAAAGTGCGTTcgccctctaaaaaaaaaaaagacaagaggagCAAAGACCACACTGGGACCCTCTTAAGAATGGGTTTGGATCGAAAGCGCGTGAAACGGGGACCGGGCGGGTGGGAAAGGGGCAGAATTTCCGAGCCTCTTCTGATGCACATACTTGAGCACCCATTGAAAATACAGCCCTTTGCATCCTTTTCTCCTGCCAAGCGCGTGGGAGGTGAACGCAGGTCCCGGTTTATCGATCGAttgatttttttataaagaaTAAGAGCTCCTCGAGGAATAGCCATGCCTTTGCgaggggggggatgggggggggggggggaggaaggtcTGGTCTCCTTCCCTGCTCGATCTaatcctaattaaaaataaattacatgctgGATGGAACTTGAAATGGCAAAGATAATCCTGTTACACACGAGGGgggccgccccgctgcccgctgcccgctccCGCTCGGCGGGCCCCGTTCCCAGCCGGGCAGCCCCGTTCCCCGGACCCCAAGCCCGGTTCCCCGGACCCCCGGACCCCGGcgtctccccccgcccctccagCCGGCCGTCTGCGGAGCTCCCGCGGGCAGGAGAAAAGAAACTCCGCGGAGCCTTTTCGTATGGAAACCAGGCGTTTGGGGAAGCTTTTGTTGGCGGCGAGAGCGTGTGCGTgtccccctcctttctctctctcccccccccccccaaaaaaaaacacccctccCCGCGTCCCTGCAGTCAGCGCTGAAGCGCGATTTAAATCCCATTTCCATAAGCCGGCGCtgcgggcagcccccccccgccccccgctcgcGTGCCGCTCCGCGCAGCCCCCCGCGCAACGACCCGCGCAACGACCCGCGCAGCGACCCGCGCAgcccccccccgcggcccggggggggggggggggtgtttatccgaggggtggggggggttttgggggggacccCTCCGTTCATTTTGTCGCCCTTCTTCCGTTAGAACGCATCTCTTTGAGGGGCACTGACacgtggggagagggaaggaaggaaggaaggaaggagggaagaggggaaggaaggaagggagggaagcgagagggaaggagggaaggagggaaggaaggagaagagagaaaggggaaggggaaaggaaaagagggaaggaggcaaggaagaaggaaaagggagggaagaaggaaaagagggaaggaagaaggaaggaggcaaggaagaaggaaagggaagggaagagggaagaaggggaaggaagaaggaaaagagggaaggaggccaggaagaagggaagggaagagggaagaagggaaagaaagaaggaaaagagggaaggaagagggcaggaggcgaggaagaagaaaaaggaagggaagagagaagacgggaaaggaagaaggaaaggagggcaggaggcgaggaagaaggaaagggaagggaagagagaagggggaaaggaagaaggaaaagagggaaggaggcaaggaaggagaaggaaaggaagagggaagaaggggaaggaagaaggaaaagagggaaggaggcaaggaaggagaaggaaaggaagagggaagaaggaaaagagggaaggaagaaggaaggaggcaaggaagaagggaagggaagagggaagaaggaaaagagggaaggaggaaggaaggaggcaaggaagaagggaagaggaagaagggaaagggggaaggaaaagagggcaggaggcaaggaagaagggaagggaagggaagagggaagaaggggaagagggaaggaaaagaggggggaaggaagggcaTGCCGTTTCCCGGAGAGCCAGATACCCCCGAGGACCCGCAGCTTCCCTCGCTGCGGGCTggggccggcggccgcccggGCACCGAGGGGCCTGGAGGCTGCGGCGGGCTCGGAGCGAGGCCTCGGAGCCTCGCGGGGCAGATGGTTTCGTTCCCCCCGGTTCGTGCCAGGTTTCAGCCTCATGCTGTTATTTTGTTCTTCTGGAACGAGACTGGTGTTGCTTCCCAGAGAGGCCCTattaggacaaaaagaaaatcctgtgaaTAGGCGTAACAGGGCACCAGGAGGGATAggtcttaaatgtattttaatatgaGCGGGGCATTGTGCGTAATTCAGCGCTCATCATCGTTTAGTCAAAGAGTTATGGCAGTGATTGGGAATGAATAGACGGACATAATGGATACATGTGGCGTTTGCTCATTATATTCAACTTAGTCCAACTCCTCTGTGGAAACTGTTCAACTTTCTCTCCCTTTAGCCTGTCATAGCGAAATAATACAGACATTGGTTCCTCGAATGGGATAGCCTGCCATGCTATTATATTTCTACAGCTAACGAGGGCTTCATAAGCCTTTGATACAGCCTGATCTTTGAAACCTTTCCAAATCTCCTCAAGCTTATGCTAAATCCtatttggaacttttttttttttttttttttttttgtcgtcgCCTGCTAGTGCCCCCAGGCTTAAGAAACCCGGGCGGTGACATGCATACTAAAGCATGCGGGGACACCTCCTGAAAGGCGACTTACGGCGCTGATCACAGGCTCTCACGCGAGTAACACACCACTCCGGGTGCCCGGCTGAATGCCGacaaccccccctcccctttccccggGCCCCCCGCACCCCGTTAATCCGCCCTGCGCCCCCGCACCCACCCGCGGCACGCCACGatacgccacgccacgccacggcACCTGTCCGACCTGGGGCACGATTAGCAAAACTAAACCCCCGGCCGCTCGTTTTAACTCCGAGCTCCCCCGCGCTGGCtccggagggagagagagagagagaaagatggggagggaaaaGAATGAAACCTAACAcgcacaccccccaccccaagccaaaaaaataaaatacaaaaacaaacaaacaaaaaaaaaaaaacaaaaaaaaccactaaataattaaataagtaaaatacaaaaataaaatacaaaaaaaattaaaatacaaaaaaaaaaccaaaataaaatacaaaaaaaaaaaaatcaaaaaattaaaatacaaaaaaaaaaaaaaaaaaacataaaaaaaaaaaaacaaaaaaaaaaaaaaaacccccaaaaaaaaggaaaaaaaaaaagaaagaactaaaaGGAGGGGGGAGGAATAGAGccggaaaaaaaaaccccaaaaaacccccaaagcccgGAGAGTGACCGAAAACAAAGGCCCCCGCTCCCGCTCGCCGCCGGAGCCGCCCCGCTCCGGGgagcgccggggaggggggcggggtgggggggggggggggccggacccacccggccggggcggggtccgcccgcgccccgccgcctcccaTTGGCTGCGGCGGGGGCTCATTTGCATAGCGCCGTCTATGAAAGGCGGtgcggcggggcggaggggggcgcAGACGGCGGCCGAGCGGGGCGAGGGGGACGGCGGCCGGTCACCCCGGAGCTCCGCCGTCGGGCTGAGCTCCACACACGCCCCCCgcgcacacacatacacccccccaccgcccccaggCAAGGGCCATGGGCGCCCTGCGGCTGCTGGCCGTGGCCAGCCTGCTGTCCCTGTCCCGCTGTAAGACGGTGAGGTACCGCACCGACGAGGAGGGCGCGCCGGGCACGGTGATCGGTACGTTGGCCGAGGAGATGCCGGTGAAGGCGCCGGGGGAGATGAGCTTCCGCCTGATGCGGCAGTTCAGCAACAGCTCGTTGGTGAGGGTGCGGGAGGAGGACGGGCAGCTGAGCGTCGGCGAAGCGGGGCTGGACCGGGAGCGGTTGTGCGGGCAGGCCCCGCAGTGCGTGCTGGCCTTCGACGTGGTGAGCTGCTGGCGGGAGCGCTACCGCCTGGTCCACGTGGAGCTGGAGGTGCGCGACATCAACGACAACGCCCCCCGCTTCCCCCGCGCCCAGATGACGCTGGAGGTGTCGGAGAGCGCCGCCCCCGGTACCCGCCTGCCGCTCGAGGTGGCCGTGGACGAAGACGTGGGCTCCAACTCCATCCAGAGCTTCCAGGTCTCCCTCAACAGCCACTTCGGGGTGGAGGCGCAGACTCGCGCCGACGGGGCGCGCTGCGCCGACCTGGTGCTGCTCCAGGAGCTGGACCGCGAGCGTCAGCCCTCCTACACGCTGGAGCTGGTGGCCAAGGACGGCGGCAGCCCCGCGCGCTCGGGCACGGCCACCGTGCGCGTCCGCGTCCTCGACGCCAACGACAACAGCCCCGCCTTCGCCCGGGGCTCGGTCACGGTGGAGCTGCCCGAGGACGCGCCGCCCGGCTCCCTGCTGCTCGACCTGGACGCCGCCGACCCCGACGAGGGGCCCAACGGCGAGGTGGTCTACGCCTTCGGCAGCCAAGTGCCCCCCGAGGCGCGGCGGCTCTTCCGCCTCGACCCGCGCTCGGGCCGCCTCACGCTGGAGGCCGCCGTCGACTACGAGCGCACCCGCACCTACGAGCTGGACGTGCGCGCCCAGGACCGGGGCGCCAGCCCCCGCGCCGCCACCTGCACCGTCGTCGTGCGCCTCACCGACGTCAACGACAACGCACCGCGCATCAGCATCAGCGCCCTCCGCGGCGCCGCCAGCGCCGCCGGCGTGGCCTACGTCAGCGAGGCGGCGGCCAGCGAGAGCTTCGTGGCCCTCGTCAGCGCCTCGGACCGTGACTCGGGCGCCAACGGGCAGGTGCGCTGCAGCCTCCGCGGCCACGACCACTTCGCCCTGCAGCGTGCCTACGAGGACAGCTACATGATCGTCACCACGGCGGCGCTGGACCGCGAGCGCATCCCCGAGTACAACCTCACCGTGGTGGCCGAGGACCTGGGCTCGCCACCCTTCAAGACCGTCCGCCAGTACACGGTGCGGGTGAGCGATGAGAACGACaacgccccgctctttgccaagCCCCTCTACGAGGTGGCCGTGCCAGAGAACAACCCGCCGGGCGCCTACATCACCACCGTGGTGGCCCGCGACCCCGATCTCGGCCACAACGGTAAGGTCACCTACCGGCTCCTGGAGACGCAGGTCATGGGGGCCCCCATCTCCACCTACGTCTCGGTGGATCCCGCCACCGGGGCCATCTACGCCCTCAGGACGTTCAACTATGAGATCCTCAAGCAGCTGGACCTGCGGATCCAGGCCACCGACGGCGGCTCCCCGCAGCTCTCCAGCAGCACCCTGGTCAAAGTCAGGATGGTGGACCAGAACGACAACCCTCCCGTCATCATCCACCCCGTGCTCACCAACGGGACGGTGGAAATCGGCGTGTCCAGCAAGACCTCCCGTGACTCCGTGGTGGCCCAGATCAAAGCTCGGGACGCGGATGATGGGGCCAATGCCGAGCTCACCTTTGCCTTCCTGGAGGAGCCCCGGCAGGACCTTTTCGCCATCAACCCGAGTACCGGGGACATCGTGCTGAGGGGCGACCTCTCTGAAGAGCTGGGACAGCTGTTCAAGGTCATCCTCACCGTGACGGACAACGGCAGACCCCCCCTGGCCACGACCGCCACGGTCAACTTCCTGGTGACTGCCACTGCTCCTTCCAGCATGCAGGAGATGGCCAAGCCCAGCTCCTGGGAAGGAAAGGCTTTGCAGTGGGACATCCCTCTGATCGTGATCATTGTCCTGGCGGGCAGCTGCACCCTCCTCCTGGTGGCTATAATCACCATCGCCACCACCTGCAACAGGCGCAAGAAGGGGAACGAGATCAAAAACAACGCTTCCTTGAAGGACCAGATAGACATCTCCCACCTGGAGAAGGGCCGGCCCGAGGAGGGCAGCCAGAGGGGGAATGTCTTCGAGGTGCGAACCTTTCCCAGCAAAACCTCTTTCACCAGCCCCGACCCTTCTCCAGCTGCCGAAGAGATCTCCACCGCCGAGAGCGGCAGCGACAGCGCTTGCCTCTACGAGGGTCAGAAGAGGCTGAGAGGACCGAGCGGGGAGGTAAGGTCCCAccgtggggaagggggggcagaggctggaggggggggggggggatgtctcgGGGGATGTGAATCGCCGCGGTGCAGTTCTGACGTTGATTTACCCTTCGCCGCTTCCCTCGCTCCCGTCTCCTttgatccccccccaccccaccccagcagggtTTCGCCACCGCTCCGAGCTACGGCAAAGAGCCTGCACCCCCCGTGGCCATTTGGAAGGGACACTCCTTCAACACCATCTCCGGCCGAGAGGCAGAGAAGTTCAGCGGCAAAGACAGCGGCAAAGGCGACAGCGATTTTAACGACAGCGACTCGGATATCAGCGGAGATGCCCTGAAGAAAGATCTCATCACGCACATGCAGAACGGTAAGGGCTCATTCCCCTGCTCCCGGCCAGCCCCGTGGACGGGTGGACGGAGGGACCCGTCCCCGGGGCACAGGGGGTAAGGTCGGGCAGCTGGAGGTGGAAACCTGACGTTGCGTGGCTCAAACCTCCCGGCTCTTCGTCTCTTTGCAGCAGGCTGCTAGATGCTGGCTGCTCTCGGCGCTGAGCGCCCAGCATGAATTAGCAGGTGCTGGAAGTACTGTAGTgttgggttgtgggggtttttttttcctccccaaaaagcTTCCCTTAAAGTTAGGGTTGTGGGGAGCGTCCCTAGCAAAATGACGTAACCTTCCCAAGCGTGTTTTGTCGTTGTGCCGTAGAGCATCGCCCCCCCGGCTCCCGCCGTCAGTGCACTGAATCATCCCGTGACTGATAACTCTGAGGATTACGAATGATGTGGATTGATTCCTGCAGTAACGACaggtttctcctcctctctccctctctgtctctaGGTCTGTGGGCGTGCACGGCCGAGTGTAAGATCCTGGGCCACTCGGACCGCTGCTGGAGCCCCTCCTGCGGCCGAGCCAACCCTCACCCTTCTCCCCATCCTTCAGCACCCCTCTCCACCTTCTGCAAGAGCACGTCCTTGCCCCGCGATCCCCTTCGCAGGGACAACTTTTATCAAGCCCATCTGCCCAAAACAGTGGGGCTTCAGAGCGTCTACGAGAAAGTGCTGCACAGGGACTTTGACCGGACGATCACGCTCCtctccccgccgcgccccgcaCGGCTCCCCGACCTTCAGGAGATCGGGGTGCCCCTCTACCCAGCCCCCTCGACTAGATACCTGGGCCCCCAGACTGACGCGGCTGAGAAAGTGTAGCCCAACACGCTCCCCACCCGAGTACACGTGTCCCTGCGCGCACACACGACTAGGTCACTCCCGAGAGCCTTTAAGTTATTGACCAGATCCGGTGTTGTACGTGTAAATATGCAAGATGTGCCTTAAAAATGAAGTCGTTGGGAAAGATTTCCAATCACGTCAGTACTGTTTGATAtttgcaaacaacaaaaaaaaaattgtttgtagtTAACGTAATTTTTATGAAATGTGcagtatttaaattttttttcatgttttctacatcggggtggtttgttttttttttttgcttttggttcaCCCATGGCCTGCCATTTTTTGTAGTGTTTTTAACCTGTACATTGTGTAATGTAATGTTTGTACATAATGAAAATtggttatatttttatataataaaagcttaaaaaatgggAATTCTTGCCAAAGGAACTGTCTGAAAgacacaataataataataatatcctGAATATGTAGAACCTTGTAAGGGAAATTCCTCTTTCACAGTGTAATAATAACCTAAGCAACCCAGTGTACTGAGAACTTTGCCTTGCCAAATGTGACTTGTATTTCTTGAGTCTGTGGTCAACTTAAAGTTAAGTGTTATTTAATTGCCTTTGGTTCCTGTAATCTGTGTCACTGATAAACACTAATAAAGGTTTTGTGCTGTGTCGGAGGGATCTCTTCATGGATTTCATGCTTCAAAGCGTAGAGGTCTTTACAGGTCAAGGAAAGttattttctgcagagaaatgcagtGGGGAGGAGCGTGAACGATGCTACCGTTCATCTCGCCCACCCTTCGTCTCCAGCAATACCTCACTGGAGGTTTCGCTCTAGAGATTTTAAGGATGGCttgcagggtgggagggagggctgcGTGATGGAGCTGGCCTTTGCTTTTCGCTACCTGGTCTGAGCTCTTCCAGCCTGACCCTTCGCTGGTGGGAAACCGTGTAATTTTAGTGAAGCAAGTGGAGCTATGCCCGTCGACTGAAGTGTTCGTGCTGTGCAAATACCTTTGCGTCCGCAGCCACGCGAGCACTTTGCTTTCCGATCTGGCTGAGACGTTGACTTGAGTCAAGCTGCATGGGTATGTGCTTATACGTTTATCCCTTGTTAAGGCAGCCTTACTGAAGGACAGTAACTTGCGTTTGTGGACGTATATTTATACATCAAGAGAGAGAGGCTTATGTTTGTGCACAAACCAGAAAGAACAGATGTTGATTATGTTGAGATTGTCTGTGACACGTATTCT
Above is a genomic segment from Accipiter gentilis chromosome 13, bAccGen1.1, whole genome shotgun sequence containing:
- the PCDH8 gene encoding protocadherin-8 isoform X2: MGALRLLAVASLLSLSRCKTVRYRTDEEGAPGTVIGTLAEEMPVKAPGEMSFRLMRQFSNSSLVRVREEDGQLSVGEAGLDRERLCGQAPQCVLAFDVVSCWRERYRLVHVELEVRDINDNAPRFPRAQMTLEVSESAAPGTRLPLEVAVDEDVGSNSIQSFQVSLNSHFGVEAQTRADGARCADLVLLQELDRERQPSYTLELVAKDGGSPARSGTATVRVRVLDANDNSPAFARGSVTVELPEDAPPGSLLLDLDAADPDEGPNGEVVYAFGSQVPPEARRLFRLDPRSGRLTLEAAVDYERTRTYELDVRAQDRGASPRAATCTVVVRLTDVNDNAPRISISALRGAASAAGVAYVSEAAASESFVALVSASDRDSGANGQVRCSLRGHDHFALQRAYEDSYMIVTTAALDRERIPEYNLTVVAEDLGSPPFKTVRQYTVRVSDENDNAPLFAKPLYEVAVPENNPPGAYITTVVARDPDLGHNGKVTYRLLETQVMGAPISTYVSVDPATGAIYALRTFNYEILKQLDLRIQATDGGSPQLSSSTLVKVRMVDQNDNPPVIIHPVLTNGTVEIGVSSKTSRDSVVAQIKARDADDGANAELTFAFLEEPRQDLFAINPSTGDIVLRGDLSEELGQLFKVILTVTDNGRPPLATTATVNFLVTATAPSSMQEMAKPSSWEGKALQWDIPLIVIIVLAGSCTLLLVAIITIATTCNRRKKGNEIKNNASLKDQIDISHLEKGRPEEGSQRGNVFEVRTFPSKTSFTSPDPSPAAEEISTAESGSDSACLYEGQKRLRGPSGEGFATAPSYGKEPAPPVAIWKGHSFNTISGREAEKFSGKDSGKGDSDFNDSDSDISGDALKKDLITHMQNGLWACTAECKILGHSDRCWSPSCGRANPHPSPHPSAPLSTFCKSTSLPRDPLRRDNFYQAHLPKTVGLQSVYEKVLHRDFDRTITLLSPPRPARLPDLQEIGVPLYPAPSTRYLGPQTDAAEKV
- the PCDH8 gene encoding protocadherin-8 isoform X1 gives rise to the protein MGALRLLAVASLLSLSRCKTVRYRTDEEGAPGTVIGTLAEEMPVKAPGEMSFRLMRQFSNSSLVRVREEDGQLSVGEAGLDRERLCGQAPQCVLAFDVVSCWRERYRLVHVELEVRDINDNAPRFPRAQMTLEVSESAAPGTRLPLEVAVDEDVGSNSIQSFQVSLNSHFGVEAQTRADGARCADLVLLQELDRERQPSYTLELVAKDGGSPARSGTATVRVRVLDANDNSPAFARGSVTVELPEDAPPGSLLLDLDAADPDEGPNGEVVYAFGSQVPPEARRLFRLDPRSGRLTLEAAVDYERTRTYELDVRAQDRGASPRAATCTVVVRLTDVNDNAPRISISALRGAASAAGVAYVSEAAASESFVALVSASDRDSGANGQVRCSLRGHDHFALQRAYEDSYMIVTTAALDRERIPEYNLTVVAEDLGSPPFKTVRQYTVRVSDENDNAPLFAKPLYEVAVPENNPPGAYITTVVARDPDLGHNGKVTYRLLETQVMGAPISTYVSVDPATGAIYALRTFNYEILKQLDLRIQATDGGSPQLSSSTLVKVRMVDQNDNPPVIIHPVLTNGTVEIGVSSKTSRDSVVAQIKARDADDGANAELTFAFLEEPRQDLFAINPSTGDIVLRGDLSEELGQLFKVILTVTDNGRPPLATTATVNFLVTATAPSSMQEMAKPSSWEGKALQWDIPLIVIIVLAGSCTLLLVAIITIATTCNRRKKGNEIKNNASLKDQIDISHLEKGRPEEGSQRGNVFEVRTFPSKTSFTSPDPSPAAEEISTAESGSDSACLYEGQKRLRGPSGEQGFATAPSYGKEPAPPVAIWKGHSFNTISGREAEKFSGKDSGKGDSDFNDSDSDISGDALKKDLITHMQNGLWACTAECKILGHSDRCWSPSCGRANPHPSPHPSAPLSTFCKSTSLPRDPLRRDNFYQAHLPKTVGLQSVYEKVLHRDFDRTITLLSPPRPARLPDLQEIGVPLYPAPSTRYLGPQTDAAEKV